The Cellulosimicrobium cellulans genome contains the following window.
TGCGGGGCGGGAGCGGGACGGCACCTAGAATCGGGCCCATGCGCCTGCTGTTCGCCGGGACCCCGGATACCGCGGTCCCGTCCCTCGACGCCCTCCTCGACTCCCGCCACGACGTCGTCGCCGTCCTCACGCGCGCCGACGCGCCGTCGGGCCGGGGGCGGCGCCTGACCCCGAGCCCCGTCCGCGTGCGCGCGGAGGAGGCCGGGATCCCCGTGATCACCGACCGTCCCCGCGGCGAGGACTTCCTCGCGCGCCTGGCCGAGCTCGACGTCGACGCGGCGCCCGTCGTCGCGTACGGGGAGATCCTGCGCCCCGAGGTGCTCGCCGTGCCGCGCCACGGGTGGGTGAACCTGCACTTCTCCGTCCTGCCGGCCTGGCGCGGCGCCGCGCCCGTGCAGCGCGCGATCATCGCCGGCGACGAGGTCACCGGGGCCACGACGTTCCTCATCGAGCAGGGCCTGGACTCCGGCCCCACGCTCGGCACCACGACCGAGACCATCCGCGCCCGGGACACCGCCGGGGACCTCCTGGGCCGCCTCGCCGTTTCGGGCGCGGGCCTGCTCATCGCGACGCTCGACGCGCTCGAGGACGGGACGCTGCGCCCGCAGCCCCAGCCCGCCGACGGCGTCTCCCACGCCGCGAAGCTCACGCCCGCCGACGCGGAGGTGCGCTGGGACCACCCGGCGCTCGCGGTCGACCGCCTCGTGCGCGGCTGCACCCCCGCGCCGGGCTCCTGGACCACCGTCCCCGGGCCCGACGGCGCGCCCGCGCGCCTCGGGCTCGCCCCGGTGACGCCGCGCCCCGACGTCACCGACCTCGCCCCCGGGCACGTGCGGGCCGGGAAGAAGGAGGTCCTCGTCGGCACCGCCACGCACGCCGTCCAGCTCGGGGACGTGGCTCCCGTGGGCAAGAAGCAGATGCCCGCCGCCGACTGGGCGCGCGGTGCCCGCCTTCCCGAGAACCTCGTGCTCGGCGCGGAGGTCGTCCGATGAGCGGCGGCACGCCCGTGGACCGCGACCGCGACGACGCGCCCCGCCGGCGGTCGACCGACGGATCGAACGCACGTTCGAACGACTCGGCGAGCGATCGCCGGCGCGGAGGGCGCAGCTCGAACGCGCGTTCGAACGACTCGCGAGCGACCCGCGGCAGCGACTCGAACGCCCGTTCGAACGGTGCGGACGGCGGCCGGGACCGCCGCGACGACGAGCGCCGCGACGCCCGCGGCCGCCAGCGCGGCGCCGCCCGCTCCCGCGGCGAGACGTCCCGCAGCTCGAACGCGCCGTCCCAGCGTCGCAAGGGCACCGACCCGGCCCGCGCCGTCGCGTTCGACGTCCTGCGTCAGGTCGACGGCTCCGACGCCTACGCCAACCTCGTCCTGCCGCCCCTCCTGCGCGAGCGCGGCATCCGCGGTCGCGACGCCGGGTTCGCCACCGAGCTCGCCTACGGCACCCTGCGCCTGCGCGGTCGCTACGACGCCGTCCTCGCGCTGTGCCTCGACCGGCCCCTCGACCGCCTCGACCCGCCCGTGCTCGACGTCCTGCGCCTCGGCGCCCACCAGCTCCTCGGCATGCGCGTGCCCCAGCACGCGGCCGTGTCCGAGACGGTCGGGCTCGCGCGCGAGCGCACCGGTGCCGGGAGCGCCCAGCTCGTCAACGCCGTCCTGCGCCGCGTCGCACGCACCCCCCTCGACGACTGGCTCACCACGATCTCCGACGACGCCCCCGACGGCCTCGCGGCGCTCGCGGCGACCCAGAGCCACCCCGTCTGGATCGCCCGCGCCCTGCGCGACGCCCTCGCCGGCAACGGCCGCCCGGTCGCCGAGCTCGACGCGCTCCTCGCCGCCGACAACGACGCCCCCCGCGTCACGCTCGTCGCCCGCCCCGGCCTCGCCGACCCCGAGGAGCTGGCCGACGGCGACGACCGCGTCACTCCCACGCGCTGGGCCCCCACCGCGCTGCGGCTCGAGGGCGGCGACCCCGCCGCGTTCGGCGCCGTCCGCGACGGCCGCGCCGGGGTCCAGGACGAGGGCAGCCAGCTCGTCGCACTCGCCCTCGCCGCCGTACCGCTGACCGGTCCCGACGCGCGCTGGCTCGACCTGTGCGCCGGCCCCGGCGGCAAGGCCGCGCTCCTCGCGGCGCTCGCGGCCGAGCGAGGCGCCCGTCTCGTCGCCAACGAGGTCCAGCCGCACCGCGCCCGCCTCGTGGAGAAGGCCCTCGCCGCCGTCCCGGCCGACGCCGTGGAGGCCGTCCGCACGGGCGACGGGCGCGCCGTCGGGCAGGACGAGCCGGGCGCCTACGACCGCGTGCTCCTCGACGCTCCCTGCACCGGCCTCGGTGCGCTCCGCCGTCGTCCCGAGTCCCGCTGGCGGCGCACCCCGGCCGACCTCGCGACCCTCACCGGGCTCCAGCGCGAGCTCCTCGACTCGGCCCTGGACGCCGTCCGGCCCGGGGGAGTGGTCGGCTACGTCACGTGCTCGCCCCACCTCGCCGAGACCCAGGTCGTCGTCGCCGACGTGCTGCGTCGCCGCGACGACGTCGAGCTGCTCGACGCTCCCGCGGTCGTCCGCGACGTCGTGCACCCCGAGGCGCGCGCCACGATCGAGCTCGGCGACCGCCAGGACGTCCAGCTCTGGCCGCACGTCCACGGCACCGACGCGATGCACCTCACGCTCGTGCGCCGCAAGGACCGCTGACGACGTCGTTCTTGTCGTCATATCTCGACAACGAGGCGGTGTCGGAGTAACCTGACATTGCGTCGTGTCGGAGAAACCTGACATGCCGCGGAGAGAGGGACACCCGACCGCAGGAGGACACCCATGGCCGACACCTGGACGACCCCCCGCAGCCCCCGCGACCTCGGCGCCTACCTCGGCCGCGTCCGTCGCGCCCGCGGACTCACCCAGGCCCAGGTCGCCGAGGAGCTCGGCATCACCCGCCAGTACCTCTCCGAGCTCGAGAACGGCGTCGAGAACCTCTGGGTCCAACGGCTCTTCGAGCTCCTCGACACCCTCGACGTCGACCTGCGGCTCCAGGAGCGTCCATGACCACCGTCACCGCCTGGCTCTACGGCACCCCCGTCGCCACCCTCGCACCCGCCAGCACGCGCACCACCGACAGCACCCCCCGCGTCATCCTCACCTGGACCGCAGACGCCCTCGACCGCTGGGGACACGACGCCCGCGTCCTGTCCCACCTGCTGCCCATCACCCCACCCGACGAACCCGGACCCCACCCCGCCCGCGTCGCCGCCTGGCTCGACGGCCTCCTCCCCGAAGGCCGCACCCGCGACGCCATGGCCATCGACGCCGGCATCGACCCCGACGACGCCCTCGCCTTCCTCGTCCACTACGGCCACGACACCGCCGGCGCCGTGCTCCTCACCCCCGACGGACACCCCCTCCCCACCCCCGGCACACCCGAACGACTCGACGACGCCGCCGTCGCACGACTCCTGCGCGCCGCCGTCGCCCGCAGCGGGGGAGAAGGGCGCACCGACCACCTCACCAGCTCCCTGCCCGGCATGGAACCCAAGATCACCCTGCTCCACGACGAGCACGGCTGGGCCCGCCCCCACGGCACCGCACCCACCACCCACATCCTCAAGGTCGCCCGCCCCTCCGACTCACCCACCGCCGACCTCGTCAACACCGAAGCCGCCGCCCTCGACCTCGCCCGCCGCATCGACCTCACCACCGTCGACGCCCACGTCACCGAGCTCGACGGCGAGCGCGCCATCGTCGTCACCCGCTACGACCGCATCCCCGACCCCCGCGAACCCAGCGGCACCGCCCGCCTCCATCAGGAAGACGCCGCCCAGGCCCTCGGCATCAACACCCGTGACCCCGAACGCAAGTTCCAGCACGGACGCCGCTTCCCCTCCCTCGCCGCCATCGCCCGCACCCTCCGCGACGACGGCACCCGCCCCGACCCCCTCCTCGCCCTCACCACCTTCAACCTCGCCATCGGCAACACCGACGCCCACGCCAAGAACATCTCCGTCCTCCGCCACGCCGACGGCACCGTCCGCCTCGCCCCCGCCTACGACGTCTCCATGCACCTCCACCACGACCACGCCTCCCGCGTCTTCGCCATGGACGTCGCCGGAGAACGCGACATGGACCGCCTCAGCGCCGAGGACCTCGTCACCGAAGGCACCACCTGGGGCCTGCCCCGACGCCGCGCCCAGCGCGCCGTCGCCCAGACCCTCGACGGGCTCCTCGCGGCGCTCGCGGACATCGACCGCGACGCCCACCCGGGCGTGAGCCGGAATGCCTGGCGCACCGTCGAGCAGCGCACGACCGACCTCCGCCGCGGACTCCTCGCCTGATCCCGGCTCGCCGAGGTTGAGCCCTGGTCGTGGCTCGACCACCTCGGGCGGTGACCCGCCACCGGCGGGGCGAGCGACCGCCACCGGGCATGGACCATGCCTCGACCTCGGCGCGTCGGGCGGGCCGTGACGGGTCTCGTCGCCGGGGTCAGAGGGAGCGCTGGAGGAGGATCGTGTCGACCCACCGGCCGTGCTTGAAGCCGACGGCAGTGAGGCGACCGGCCTCGACGAAGCCGAAGCGCCGATGGAGGGGGAGCGAGCCCGCCGCCTCGGGCACGTCGGCGACGACGGAGACGACCTGCCGCACGCCTGTCGCGGAGCACGCGTCGAGGAGCGCGCCGAGCAGGGCCGTGCCGATCCCGCGGCCGGCGTAGGCCGGGTCGAGGTAGATCGTGTCCTCGGCGGTGTGGCGGTACGCCGGCTTCGGGCGCCACGCGGACGCGTAGGCGTAGCCCGCGACCACCGGGTCGCTCGTGCCGTCCGGCCGGGTCGTGCCGTCGACCTCGGCGACGAGGAACGGCAGGCCGCGCGTGGTGACATCGTCGAGCTTGCGCTGCCACGCCGGGACGTCCCAGACCTCCTCCTCGAACGTCACGCATGTGTCGCGGACGAACGGGGCGGCGATCTCGGCGACGCGCGCGAGGTCGTCCGCGGTGGCGGGGCGTACCGTCACGGTCGGGTGAGCCGCAGCCGGCGGGGTGGTCGGGCCGGAGGAGGGGAGGGTGCTCACCGGACGAGCCTACGGGCGCGGCTGCCGGGCGGGACGCGCCCTAGGCTGGGGCCCATGGCAGCCCTCATCGCACCGAGCATCCTGTCCGCCGACTTCGCGAACCTCGAGCGCGACCTGAACGCCATCTCGACCGCCGACTACGCGCACGTCGACGTGATGGACAACCACTTCGTGCCGAACCTCACGCTCGGGCTGCCGGTCTTCGAGCGTCTGGCGCAGGTGTCACCGGTCCCGATCGACGCGCACCTCATGATCGAGGACCCGGACCGCTGGGCGCCGGCGTACGCGGAGGCCGGGGCCGCGTCCGTGACGTTCCACGCCGAGGCCGCTGCTGCCCCTGTGCGGCTCGCGCGCGAGCTCCGGCGCCTCGGGTCCCGCGCGGGCCTCGCGCTGCGTCCTGCGACGCCTGTGGAGCCCTTCCTGGACCTCCTGGCAGAGGTCGACATGATCCTCGTCATGACGGTCGAGCCGGGCTTCGGCGGGCAGTCGTTCATCGACGGGACGCTCCCGAAGATCCGACGCGCGCGCGAGGCCGTGAGCGAGTCGGGGCTGGACGTGTGGATCCAGGTCGACGGGGGAGTGTCGCGCTCGACCATCGAACGAGCGGCCGACGCGGGGGCGAACGTCTTCGTCGCCGGGTCGGCCGTGTACGGGGCGGAGAGCGTGCCGGGCGAGATCCAGGCGCTGCGCGAGCTGGCGGAGGCGTCGGCGCACGCCCACTGACGAACGGAGGGGGGAGCCCGCACGAGCCGGGGCTCCCCCCCCTCTCGTTCGGATAAAAATAGTGTGCCAAGCGGCTATCACCACCCCACCCCACCGAGCTCCCTCACCACCGAGCACGGAGGGGAGGGGTGTTGCCGGGTTCACGTCCGCTCGGCAGGCGGACGGGCCGACCCCGGGGAATGCGCGAGTAGCATGCTCGGTTGGAAGCAGCAGTACGCACGAACGTGCTCCGGGGTCGGTGCAATTCCGAGCCGGCGGTGACAGTCCGCGACCCGCGCCCACGCGCGGTTGACCTGGTGGAACTCCAGGACCGACGGTGACAGTCCGGATGGGAGGAAGCACGTGCGGCGCGGCCACGCCCAGGGCGTGGTGCTCCGGCGACCCGTCGGTGCACCCGTTCACCACGGCGACGGCCTCGCCGTGGTGAGCGACGCCGTCGGGCCGGTCCAGGCCTGACCCCGCCGCCCGCCCTCACCCCGGAGCACGCGTGCCCGGGAGGAGGACGATGGGCGAGCACCCCAGAACCCTGACGATCGACGCCGCGATGGCGCGCGCGCTCGAGCTCGCGGGACACGGACCCGCGCACGGACCCAACCCCCGGGTCGGCTGCGTCCTGCTGGGGCCCGCGCCGCACGGCCGCGCCCTGCCCGACGGCGCCGCGCCCGACTCGCTGGACCCGCACCCACGGCCGGTCCTCGCCGAGGGCTACCACCAGGGAGCGGGGACGCCGCACGCCGAGGCCGCGGCCCTCGCGGACGCGCGGACGCGCGGCGTCGACGTCACGGGCGCGACCGCCGTCGTCACGCTCGAGCCGTGCGCCCACACCGGCCGCACCGGGCCGTGCGCAGACGCGCTCGTCGCCGCGGGGATCGCGGAGGTCGTGCACGCCGTCGACGACCCGAACCCCGTGGCGACGGGTGGTGCGCACCGCCTGCGCGCGGCCGGGGTGCGCGTCGTGCGCGGCCTGCGCTCCGCCGAGGGCGAGGAGCTTCTCCGGGTGTGGCTGACGTCCGTGCGGCGCGGGACCCCGTACGTGACGCTCAAGACGGCGACGACGCTCGACGGGTACGTCGCGGCCGAGGACGGCACGAGCCGCTGGATCACCGGGCCGGCCGCCCGCGAGCACGCGCACCGCGTGCGGGCCGAGGTCGACGCGATCCTCGTCGGCACGGGCACGCTCCTCACGGACGACCCGGCGCTCACCGCACGGGTGCGCACGCACGGTGCCGCGAGCGCCGAGAGCCTCGCGGCGCACCAGCCCCTGCGGGTCGTCGTCGGGCTGCGCGGGATCCCGCCGACTGCGCGCGTGCGCGGGGAGGGCGGCGAGCTGCTGCACCTGCTGACGCGCGACGTCGGGCAGGTGCTGGAACGGCTCGGGGAGCGCGAGGTGCGGCACGTGCTCGTGGAGGGGGGTCCGACGCTCGCGACGGCGTTCCTCGCGGCCGGCGCCGTGGACGAGCTGCACGCGTACGTGGCCCCGGTGCTGCTGGGGAGCGGTCGGCGGGCCGTGGACGGGCTGGGCGTGGCGACGATCGCCGACGCGCACCGGTTCCGCACGGTCGAGGTGCGGCGTGTCGGCGACGACGCGCTGGTGGTGTCCAGGAAGAGCACGGAAGGGCGGGACGGCTGATGTTCACGGGGATCGTGGAGGAGATCGGGAAGGTCCGGGACATCGGGTTCCCGGGCGGCGAGGGGGAGGACGCGGTGCTCACGGTCGAGGGGCCGCTCGCGGCGTCCGACGCGAGCCTGGGCGACTCGATCGCGGTCAACGGTGTGTGCCTGACGGTGACGAGCCTCGGGGGCGACGGGTCGTTCACGGCGGACGTGATGCCGGAGTCGTTGCGGCGTACGGCCCTGGCTGACCTCGTGGCGGGGTCGCCGGTGAACCTGGAGCGGGCCGTCCGGGCGGACGCGCGCCTGGGCGGTCACGTGGTGCAGGGGCACGTGGACGGTGTCGGCACGCTCGTGAGCCGTGACCCGGGGGAGCGCTGGGACGACCTGGTGTTCTCGGCGCCTGCGGGCTTGACGCGGTACGTGGCGGAGAAGGGCTCGATCGCGGTGAGCGGGGTGTCGCTGACGGTGACGCGGGTGGACGCCGAGACGTTCGGCGTCTCCCTCATCCCGACGACGCTCGAGGCGACGATCCTCGGCGGCCTCGCCCCGGGCGAGCGCGTGAACCTCGAGGTCGACGTGCTCGCGAAGTACGTCGAGCGGCTACTCCTGTCGGGCTCCGGTGCCGGCGCCGCCCCCGGGAGCGCGTCGTGACGGGCGCGGGGTCCGCGAGCGCCGCGGTGCCGGACGGTTCGGGGGGCGTGCGCCTGGGGTCGGTCGAGGACGCGCTGGCGGAGATCAGGGCGGGTCGGCCGGTGCTGGTGGCGGACTCGCCGGACCGGGAGAACGAGGCGGACGTGGTGTTCGCGGCGCGGGGGGTGTCGGCGGAGTGGGTGGCGTGGACGATCCGGCACTCGTCGGGGTACCTGTGCGCGCCGATGCCTGCGGTGCGGGCGGACGCGCTGGAGCTGCCGTTGATGGTGCCGCACAGCCAGGACCCGCGGCGCACGGCGTACACGGTCACGGTGGACGCGGCGACGGGGGTGACGACGGGGATCTCGGCGGAGGACCGGGCGCGGACGTTGCGGGTGCTGGCGGACCCGGCGTCGGGGCCGGTGGACCTGATCCGGCCGGGGCACGTGCTGCCGTTGCGGGCGGTCCCGGGCGGGGTGCTGCATCGCGCGGGGCACACGGAGGCCGCGGTCGACCTGGTGCGCCTGGCGGGGATGGGCGAGGTCGGGGGCATCGCGGAGCTGGTGCACGACGACGGGACGATGATGCGGCTGGGGGACGCGGCGGCCCTGGCGGAGCGGGACGGGCTGGTGCTCATCACGATCGCGGACCTGGTGGCGTGGCGGCGGGTGCACGACCCGGCGCCGGCGGCGGCTCCGGACGTGCCGGGCCGGGAGTCGTTGGCCCGGCGGGTGCACCGGACGGCGGAGGCGGACCTGCCGACGGCGCACGGCCGGTTCCGGGTGGTCGGGTACCGGGACCGGCGGACCGGTGCGGAGCACGTCGCCCTGGTGCCGGCTGTCCCCCCGGCCGCGGGTGGTGACGCGAGCGCGGGGTCCGCGAGCGCCGTCGGGCCGGACGGGGTCCCGGTGGTGCGGGTGCACTCGGAGTGCCTGACGGGTGACGCGTTCGGGTCGTTGCGGTGCGACTGCGGTCCGCAGCTGCAGGCGGCGATGGAGCGGGTCGCGGCGGAGGGGGGCGCGGTGGTGTACCTGCGGGGGCACGAGGGGCGTGGCATCGGGCTGCTGGCGAAGATCGGCGCCTACGAGCTGCAGGACGCGGGCCTGGACACGGTGCAGGCGAACCTGGAGCTGGGGTGGCCGGTGGACCGTCGGGAGTACGGGGCGGCGGCGGCGATCCTGGCGGACCTGGGGTTGTCGCGGGTGCGGTTGCTGACGAACAACCCGGCGAAGGTGACGGGGCTGGTGGCCTCGGGCATCGACGTGGTGGGGACGGAGCGGATCGAGGTGGGTCACGGTGAGCACAACCGGGCGTACCTGGTGACGAAGAAGGTGGCGATGGGTCACCTGCTGGACACGGTGGCGGTCCCGGACGGGGCTGTCCTGGTGGAGCCGGGCGACGAGCCGGGTGCGGAGACGAAGGAGGACGAGGGATGAGCGGGGCAGGTGCGCCGACGGTGAGCGTGGACGGGTCGGGGCTGCGGGTGACGGTGGTCGCGGCGAGCTGGCACACGCGGGTGATGGACGGGTTGCTGGCGGGTGCGCGCCGGGCGTTGGCGGCGGCGAACGTGTCGCACGTGAGCGTGGTGCGGGTGCCGGGGTCGTTCGAGCTGCCGGTGGCGGCGGCGCGCGCGGTGGAGCACGGCGCGGACGCGGTGGTGGCGCTGGGGGTGGTGATCCGTGGGGGGACGCCGCACTTCGAGTACGTGTGCCAGGCGGCGACGTCGGGCCTGACGGACGTGAGCGTGCGCACGGGCGTGCCGGTGGGGTTCGGCGTGCTGACGTGCGACGACGAGCAGCAGGCGCTGGACCGGGCGGGCCTGGAGGGGTCGCGTGAGGACAAGGGTGCGGAGGCCGCGGAGGCCGCGGTCGCGACGGTGGTGGCGCTGCGCGACCTGTGACGGGGCGGCCGGGGCGTGCCCGCTGGGCGGACCGCGCCCCGGCGTCGCCCGGGTGGCGGATACCCTGGGGCGCGTGAAGACGTTCGAGTCCCTGTTCGCGGAGCTGTCCGAGAAGGCCACGACGCGACCTGCCGGTTCCGGCACGGTCGCGGAGCTGGACGCCGGCGTGCACGCGATCGGGAAGAAGGTGGTCGAGGAGGCCGCCGAGGTGTGGATGGCCGCCGAGTACGAGGGCGACGTGAAGACGGCGGAGGAGATCTCCCAGCTCCTCTACCACCTGCAGGTCCTCATGCTGGCGAAGGGTCTGAGCCTGCAGGACGTGTACGAGCATCTGTGAGCGGCCGTGCCGGTGAGCGTCCCGCTCCCGGCCGCGAGCGCCGCTCGCCCCTGCTCTCGTCGCCGTTCCCGCCCTGACCCGCTGCCGATCCCCTGAACGAAGGTTCCCGTCATGCTGCGTATCGCCGTCCCCAACAAGGGGTCCCTGTCCGAGCCCGCCGTCGAGATGCTGCGCGAGGCGGGGTACCGCCAGCGTCGTGACTCGCGCGAGCTGGTGCTGGCCGACCCGGACAACGACGTCGAGTTCTTCTTCCTGCGGCCGCGCGACATCGCGGTGTACGTGGGGTCGGGCACGGTGGACGTGGGGATCACGGGCCGGGACCTGCTGCTGGACTCGGGCGCGGACGCGGTGGAGCACATGCAGCTCGGGTTCGGCGGGTCGACGTTCCGGTACGCGGCCCCGGCGGGCACGGTGACGTCGCTGGAGCAGGTGCAGGGCCTGCGGGTGGCGACGTCGTACGAGGTGCTGGTCGAGGGTCACCTGCGCTCGCACGGCGTGCAGGCCACGGTCGTGCACCTGGACGGCGCGGTGGAGTCGGCGGTGCAGCTCGGGGTGGCGGACGTCGTCGCGGACGTCGTGTCGACGGGCACGACGCTGCGGGGCGCGGGCCTGGAGGTGTTCGGCGACCCGATCCTCGTGTCGGAGGCGGTCCTCATCCGTCCGCGCGCGGTCGCGGAGGCGGACGTCCCGGCCGGTGTCGAGGTGCTGAGCCGGCGCCTGCAGGGTGTGCTCACGGCCCGGCAGTACGTCCTCATGGACTACGACGTGCCGGTGTCGCTGGTGGAGCGGGCGGTCGCGATCACGCCGGGCCTGGAGTCGCCGACGGTGTCCCCGCTGCACGACCGGGACTGGGCGGCGGTGCGGGCGATGGTGCGCCGCGATCAGACGAACCAGGTCATGGACGCCCTGTACGACGTGGGGGCGCGCGCGATCCTCGTGACGCGGATCCACGCGTCCCGCCTCTGACCTTGATTGCGCTGGCGGGCGACGCCTGTGGGCGTCGTGCGGGTGTGAGACGGTGGCGGCATGAGCACCGACCCGTTCCCGGACCCCGGGCTGCCGGGGGAGCGTGACGACGACCCGTACCGGCCGTTCCGGCCCCGGTTCGGCCTGGTGTCGGCGTGGGCGACGGGCGTCGTCGTGGTCGGGGGGTGCGTCGTCGTGGGTCTGTCCGCGACGGGGCCGCTCGGTACGTCCTGGGTGAACCGCCTCTCCCTGGCGGCGTTCGCGCTGTTCGCGGCGTGGCTGCTCTGGCGCCTCGGGGGCGTGCACGCCGTCCCGACGCGCGACGGCCTGCGGGTGCGCAACGTCATCTACACGCGCGAGCTGGTGTGGGCGCAGGTCGTGTCGGTCCGGTTCGGCAGCGGCGACGCGTGGGTGCGCC
Protein-coding sequences here:
- the fmt gene encoding methionyl-tRNA formyltransferase, producing the protein MRLLFAGTPDTAVPSLDALLDSRHDVVAVLTRADAPSGRGRRLTPSPVRVRAEEAGIPVITDRPRGEDFLARLAELDVDAAPVVAYGEILRPEVLAVPRHGWVNLHFSVLPAWRGAAPVQRAIIAGDEVTGATTFLIEQGLDSGPTLGTTTETIRARDTAGDLLGRLAVSGAGLLIATLDALEDGTLRPQPQPADGVSHAAKLTPADAEVRWDHPALAVDRLVRGCTPAPGSWTTVPGPDGAPARLGLAPVTPRPDVTDLAPGHVRAGKKEVLVGTATHAVQLGDVAPVGKKQMPAADWARGARLPENLVLGAEVVR
- a CDS encoding RsmB/NOP family class I SAM-dependent RNA methyltransferase is translated as MSGGTPVDRDRDDAPRRRSTDGSNARSNDSASDRRRGGRSSNARSNDSRATRGSDSNARSNGADGGRDRRDDERRDARGRQRGAARSRGETSRSSNAPSQRRKGTDPARAVAFDVLRQVDGSDAYANLVLPPLLRERGIRGRDAGFATELAYGTLRLRGRYDAVLALCLDRPLDRLDPPVLDVLRLGAHQLLGMRVPQHAAVSETVGLARERTGAGSAQLVNAVLRRVARTPLDDWLTTISDDAPDGLAALAATQSHPVWIARALRDALAGNGRPVAELDALLAADNDAPRVTLVARPGLADPEELADGDDRVTPTRWAPTALRLEGGDPAAFGAVRDGRAGVQDEGSQLVALALAAVPLTGPDARWLDLCAGPGGKAALLAALAAERGARLVANEVQPHRARLVEKALAAVPADAVEAVRTGDGRAVGQDEPGAYDRVLLDAPCTGLGALRRRPESRWRRTPADLATLTGLQRELLDSALDAVRPGGVVGYVTCSPHLAETQVVVADVLRRRDDVELLDAPAVVRDVVHPEARATIELGDRQDVQLWPHVHGTDAMHLTLVRRKDR
- a CDS encoding helix-turn-helix domain-containing protein — encoded protein: MADTWTTPRSPRDLGAYLGRVRRARGLTQAQVAEELGITRQYLSELENGVENLWVQRLFELLDTLDVDLRLQERP
- a CDS encoding type II toxin-antitoxin system HipA family toxin: MTTVTAWLYGTPVATLAPASTRTTDSTPRVILTWTADALDRWGHDARVLSHLLPITPPDEPGPHPARVAAWLDGLLPEGRTRDAMAIDAGIDPDDALAFLVHYGHDTAGAVLLTPDGHPLPTPGTPERLDDAAVARLLRAAVARSGGEGRTDHLTSSLPGMEPKITLLHDEHGWARPHGTAPTTHILKVARPSDSPTADLVNTEAAALDLARRIDLTTVDAHVTELDGERAIVVTRYDRIPDPREPSGTARLHQEDAAQALGINTRDPERKFQHGRRFPSLAAIARTLRDDGTRPDPLLALTTFNLAIGNTDAHAKNISVLRHADGTVRLAPAYDVSMHLHHDHASRVFAMDVAGERDMDRLSAEDLVTEGTTWGLPRRRAQRAVAQTLDGLLAALADIDRDAHPGVSRNAWRTVEQRTTDLRRGLLA
- a CDS encoding GNAT family N-acetyltransferase, with amino-acid sequence MSTLPSSGPTTPPAAAHPTVTVRPATADDLARVAEIAAPFVRDTCVTFEEEVWDVPAWQRKLDDVTTRGLPFLVAEVDGTTRPDGTSDPVVAGYAYASAWRPKPAYRHTAEDTIYLDPAYAGRGIGTALLGALLDACSATGVRQVVSVVADVPEAAGSLPLHRRFGFVEAGRLTAVGFKHGRWVDTILLQRSL
- the rpe gene encoding ribulose-phosphate 3-epimerase codes for the protein MAALIAPSILSADFANLERDLNAISTADYAHVDVMDNHFVPNLTLGLPVFERLAQVSPVPIDAHLMIEDPDRWAPAYAEAGAASVTFHAEAAAAPVRLARELRRLGSRAGLALRPATPVEPFLDLLAEVDMILVMTVEPGFGGQSFIDGTLPKIRRAREAVSESGLDVWIQVDGGVSRSTIERAADAGANVFVAGSAVYGAESVPGEIQALRELAEASAHAH
- the ribD gene encoding bifunctional diaminohydroxyphosphoribosylaminopyrimidine deaminase/5-amino-6-(5-phosphoribosylamino)uracil reductase RibD, with protein sequence MGEHPRTLTIDAAMARALELAGHGPAHGPNPRVGCVLLGPAPHGRALPDGAAPDSLDPHPRPVLAEGYHQGAGTPHAEAAALADARTRGVDVTGATAVVTLEPCAHTGRTGPCADALVAAGIAEVVHAVDDPNPVATGGAHRLRAAGVRVVRGLRSAEGEELLRVWLTSVRRGTPYVTLKTATTLDGYVAAEDGTSRWITGPAAREHAHRVRAEVDAILVGTGTLLTDDPALTARVRTHGAASAESLAAHQPLRVVVGLRGIPPTARVRGEGGELLHLLTRDVGQVLERLGEREVRHVLVEGGPTLATAFLAAGAVDELHAYVAPVLLGSGRRAVDGLGVATIADAHRFRTVEVRRVGDDALVVSRKSTEGRDG
- a CDS encoding riboflavin synthase, with amino-acid sequence MFTGIVEEIGKVRDIGFPGGEGEDAVLTVEGPLAASDASLGDSIAVNGVCLTVTSLGGDGSFTADVMPESLRRTALADLVAGSPVNLERAVRADARLGGHVVQGHVDGVGTLVSRDPGERWDDLVFSAPAGLTRYVAEKGSIAVSGVSLTVTRVDAETFGVSLIPTTLEATILGGLAPGERVNLEVDVLAKYVERLLLSGSGAGAAPGSAS
- the ribA gene encoding GTP cyclohydrolase II codes for the protein MRLGSVEDALAEIRAGRPVLVADSPDRENEADVVFAARGVSAEWVAWTIRHSSGYLCAPMPAVRADALELPLMVPHSQDPRRTAYTVTVDAATGVTTGISAEDRARTLRVLADPASGPVDLIRPGHVLPLRAVPGGVLHRAGHTEAAVDLVRLAGMGEVGGIAELVHDDGTMMRLGDAAALAERDGLVLITIADLVAWRRVHDPAPAAAPDVPGRESLARRVHRTAEADLPTAHGRFRVVGYRDRRTGAEHVALVPAVPPAAGGDASAGSASAVGPDGVPVVRVHSECLTGDAFGSLRCDCGPQLQAAMERVAAEGGAVVYLRGHEGRGIGLLAKIGAYELQDAGLDTVQANLELGWPVDRREYGAAAAILADLGLSRVRLLTNNPAKVTGLVASGIDVVGTERIEVGHGEHNRAYLVTKKVAMGHLLDTVAVPDGAVLVEPGDEPGAETKEDEG
- the ribH gene encoding 6,7-dimethyl-8-ribityllumazine synthase, translating into MSGAGAPTVSVDGSGLRVTVVAASWHTRVMDGLLAGARRALAAANVSHVSVVRVPGSFELPVAAARAVEHGADAVVALGVVIRGGTPHFEYVCQAATSGLTDVSVRTGVPVGFGVLTCDDEQQALDRAGLEGSREDKGAEAAEAAVATVVALRDL
- a CDS encoding phosphoribosyl-ATP diphosphatase, whose translation is MKTFESLFAELSEKATTRPAGSGTVAELDAGVHAIGKKVVEEAAEVWMAAEYEGDVKTAEEISQLLYHLQVLMLAKGLSLQDVYEHL
- the hisG gene encoding ATP phosphoribosyltransferase, coding for MLRIAVPNKGSLSEPAVEMLREAGYRQRRDSRELVLADPDNDVEFFFLRPRDIAVYVGSGTVDVGITGRDLLLDSGADAVEHMQLGFGGSTFRYAAPAGTVTSLEQVQGLRVATSYEVLVEGHLRSHGVQATVVHLDGAVESAVQLGVADVVADVVSTGTTLRGAGLEVFGDPILVSEAVLIRPRAVAEADVPAGVEVLSRRLQGVLTARQYVLMDYDVPVSLVERAVAITPGLESPTVSPLHDRDWAAVRAMVRRDQTNQVMDALYDVGARAILVTRIHASRL